The genomic segment attaaaaattaaaaaatttagtttttggaaaaaaaaaattcaaatgttcttaaaaaaaactgTAATTCTTCTCAggatttaatgatttttttattttctgaaaacCTAATGTTTTAAGTCTGTGTAATAATAATCTAGAAACTACAGAAAATGTGAATTAGTGTTTCAgcttaataattatttataagaaaacatatttaaaaaaataaaaaataaaaaataaaactatgatCCACCAATTTTACTATATGCCCCACCATTACCCATTGCCTTGGTATTGTGTTGTTTGACTAAAATACCCTCTGAACATGATTAGCATGGCAGGTGTTTTGTAAATTAGATTTGTACAACTAAATACATCTCAAAACATAAAGCTAATCCTTGATCATTATATGCATTAAATGGTATATTGATTAAGTGGGTCCCACCTCTTTGCATTATATTTCTGCTTCCTTCCAtttcctttgttttgttttagacTCAATTATTGACTTATTGAATTGATGGCACAAaataaaagactaaaaatatattttccaaaTTCTCTTATACTTCAATTCCATTTCTTTTATCACTACTGCCAAAACCATATTACGCTTTTAAGGTAAATGTTTGtattatttagaaataatattatttctttgatTCTTTATATGtgcattaaaaagaaaagatggaAGTAACGTAAAAAAgaggaaatataaaatataatttcattaaattaccGAAAGTGTAAGTGTAAGTGAAATTTGTCTTGAGTGAATGATGCCCTTTATATGATGGAGTCCTTTAACCGTGGGGGTTTCATCtgaccaaaatatatttttcagaaaCATTTATTGGCGTTGAATGTTAACATAATGAGTAATTCATTTCTTCCCAGAACGAAAGAGGATTTTCTAAACATTCATTATGGTTGCTAATTCTAAGGATAGTAGTGTCTTtcaatagaaaatttatttttgtctcttGCAATATACACTAAATGCACAAGAATACAAAATGAATTGCATAACAGGGAAATggagatattaaaaaaaaaatcaatattcaaCAATCTTATCTCAACATAAAAGTCATTTTCAAGTGCAAGTGCAATGATCAGACGggtttagaatttaaaattggaAAGAGAAACGCAACGTTCACATAGCATACCTCAGCGGTGGTTCCATAATTGTATATGATAGGAGccgatttttttatatatacaaatagGAAATAATCCAATAAACCACACCATCACCAATTATTATTTTCTgctcttttaaaaaataaatctcaattcattaaataacataaatgagACAATTACTCTTATATATTAACTTAGCTACTAGaaggttattttttataaggAAAGAAATGCATTCATgtcctaatttttaaaatactcgGTTAATATTTCAGTAAATTCTAAATGCTAAAATTCTAGTTTATTCAAAAAGTTGAAATAGTACATTAAAACTCTTGGACcacctctctttttttcttctcaccGAAAGATATCGttaaatcatttcaaatttatgtttgcaatataaatttaaataaaaaaatcacgtcaaaaccaaatttaaccttataaatataaatctaaaaatCAAGCTTTATACCATCATTCAATTGTTATTGCTTTATACTTGAGTATTTCGGAGCAAGTTTACCTATCGTTAAcatgaatataattaaattgattatatatattaaaaatacttgGTTTGTAAAATGAGAATATCGgtgtacacattttttttaccttATCTCTTACTCTCGTACTTCTCATCAAAgaagaattaattgttgttgattcttttttatatatttatttccatTAAATATAAGATCTATAATACGTaccaaatatttaataacatgTCAAGAGATGTTCACAAAAAATCTGAAATCTTcctagataataaatttttctttaacaGGAGTCATacataaatgtatttttattattatttccaattatttataattcaaaattattccTTCTTTTAAAAGCTAACTGTATTCCACTATTTTAGCTGCATAGTTTTGGCCACCTCTGTATAAAAAGCTTTTAGTCAATTGACAGTCATCGTTTAATAAAAATGTCtgtattttaatgttttaataacaGCAAAATATACTGCGAGATTAATGTTTCTATTAAACAAtcaatgtaaaattaaataacaatataaaatagtaaaagaaatataatcAACAAAACATCTATTAAATTATCAAACTAGAATTCATCGGAGGAGGATAtgtaattaaattgaaaattaatagaTAAGTCAAGTGAAggatatttgtaattttatagtttatacTTAGTTCTTAAGTAATTAAAGCGGCACacaattttttgtaaataaaaagaattcaaaataaatattcttaagaaattagaaaaatatgatataatttttgtttaggAGATTATCGATTAGATTTGAAATCCATtgatattagaaaataaatatttataatagctATGTGATGAAAGTAAGTTTGTGCGACTTGAAAGGTATAGAGATTTAAAAAGGagttttgatgattttaattattaggTGATGTAGGAAAAGAAATAGAGGGTTTAGTTTAGAGAAAGTGTGAATTACCAAAATTGACCTTGGAGTaattagttttgttaaaatgtagaagagCAATAATTGTAGTTAGAATGAGGCACGATGCAGAATATCACGGCCATCGAAACTTTGACGCCATTTATTACGGTAGGTCACAAACCCAACAGAACTGCCCACCATTTACTTCTGTTCATAAATAGCTTCGCCTAATAATACCACCTCCTTCAAACTACTTCTACTCAACAGTGCTTCCCACTTAAATTCACTCATCACTCTTATAAATTCAATTACACTATTTCCACCTTTCTTTCTTAATCAAAAACacatctttttatttaaacctctttttttatttttctcaattttcttttatctattaTATATGTGAACCAAATTGCAATTGTCACTGTCACTGTAGGTCCCCAAACCCCACATGTAGAGTACCACAGTTCTAGGCAACAACTTCAAGATTAAAATCGACACCCCAATGTTTTTCCCCactaaacatttttttctcaaaagggCATTTTCGGGATctatatagtaaaaaaaaaaaaaaaaggatgtcGAAGCTGTGAAATGGAGGGACAAACCCAGATCACAAACAAGCtgatgtaaataaaatatagcaTAGATTAGCTTCAATGATTAAAGGTCAATGCAGGAACCACATTAGGGCTTGTTTGGTCTTTTCCCAATGAGTGCGCCTAACCGCTACTGAAATCCAAAAAACACATCCCAATAGAAAAAGCAACAtgcttcatcttcatcttcttcgcaggaaagaaattaataacaaggcgaatttaagagaaaaagggttaaaatattatttaatgaaataaaaaaggaaaagaaaaaaggtgACCTACAGGAGCCGGCCTTTAACTAAATATAGCTGGACAGACAAAAACCAACTATTATCTCTATCGTCCCTGTGCGCAGCTGTTCAAAAATCTATGCATCTATTTATTATTtcgaaaataataaataaataattgaataaatacTACCACATACCTGCATCTACTTTTCCGTGCCACTTTTCTTATTACCATATCAAAAGAGCAGAGTCAGGTGAATTTACCGGATGGGAACaaataaacaatacaaaaaaattaaaataaaaagattccgcagcagaaaaagagaagaaaaggaaagacgtaaaaagttaattaattactgAAAACAGAGAAAAgggaaatatttattattcttattacaattaattattcCTCGTGTTATTATAGAGATggtagaataaaaaatgaaaataaataaataaataaacaaattcacCCGGAAAGAAAGGGAAAGAGAGAGATAGCGGTTtggtatgtatgtatatatacacatatacattataatgataataataataataataatattgttattattacataaaataaaaagccatcaaattttttgaaagaatTCACCACCCTTTTAgctctgtttatatttttaatttttctcctCGTCTAAGCTGCTGTAACTGCGGTGCTGTTTTGGAAAAGAGGGAGAGAGACCCAAAAGAGACTATGCTCGGGGACTCAGCTGTGTTGGGAGCGGGAGGTGGAAGTGGCGGCGGAGAAGGTGGCGCCTCCGCCGATGCAGTGGCCGGGTTCAGTCATGACGGGGCGGTGGCAGCTAGCGGAGGCGGTGGTGGAGTTGGATCAAATTCAGGGGACGACGAAAGGGGAAGAATCGAAGAGGGAGAACGTAGCTTCGGTGGTAACCGGTGGCCCCGACAAGAGACTTTGGCGCTGTTAAGGATACGGTCGGATATGGACGTGGCGTTTCGAGATGCAAGTGTTAAGGGTCCTTTGTGGGAAGAAGTATCCAGGTGCGTCACCACTCCAACTCAATTATATTAAtctttcgtttttattttatatatatcacctttttcttcttttctttttagtttgcatcttctcattcaattcatcaCTTCACTTCTTCACTTCAATTGATGTGAATTTTTTAGCTGCTGGAAAATAGATTAATGGGGTGTGGAGATCTGAGAATTCAATTCTGCTTTCTTTTTGAGTTTTATTCTCGAAAATGTATTCAGTGTTCAGCTGGTTTCAATTCCAATTTCATCTTTCCCCTCTCTCTTTCCATGGTTTggatttttcttcattttccagGTCCTTTcgtgtgtttttattttctttggcTTAAATTcgtcccttttttttttctttcggaGTTTGagcataaaataattacaaaagaatTTAGATGTGCAGTCTACATGATTTGGGTGTGATTTGCTTTTCTGACATTCACTTTGGTTCATGTCCTATTTTCCAAATAAGTTACCGACTTGAATTGAGTTATGAAAAGCGAGATTTTTCTTCCCCCTTTATTTCGCTTACCAACTCCTACGGGAAATTAAGGAAGAAGATTATCTGTCAAATCTTCTAACTTGGGTTCATGTGTTTCTCATGGGAGACATGTCTGTTCATCACTTCATGCCATTTTGTTGCTCAAAACATCGATTACGTCCAACTTTCGCATTTTCTCCCGTCTCTCTTTCACTTACTTTCTTTCCCTTCCATCACTTCCACTGCTTGATTACTtcatctcatttttattttatgtttatatcaCGCTTCCAATGCCTTTTACCCTTTGTCCTCTAGCTCAATTTGATGAGATAAGATAAACCCAGAGAAACtctactctctctctctctcccttttttttcattttgtcttctccttttGTGCGTCAGGAAAATGGCAGAGCTTGGGTATCACAGAAGTTCCAAGAAGTGCAAAGAGAAATTCGAGAACGTGTACAAGTACCACAAAAGAACCAAAGAAGGTCGAAGTGGGAAGCAAGATGGAAAAACATATCGTTTCTTTGATCAACTACAAGCCCTTGAGAATCACACTCCAACACCCCACTCTCCCAAACCATCACCTAAACTACCACAATCAGCACCATCAAGAGTCATTGCAGCAACAGCTGCATCGTTGTCACTACCAATTGCAACAGCATCAACAACTGCTTCATCCTTGTCACTTCCAATTCCAACCACAATAACAACAGTACCAATGCAGCCAATACTGTCCAACACCACTCTCACTAGTACTGTCCCCCATATCACTGTTCCATCAACAACAACACTCCCTATAACCATACCCCAGCCCATGCTCACTACCCCATCAATACATCTCTCAACTCCTTCTTACCCTCCAACAAACCCTACCACCAACACAGCCCCACCACCTTCTTTCCCCACGCTCCCCACCGACACCTTCTCCAATTCTAgctcctcctccacctcctccgACGAAACATTGGAAGGTAGGCGCAAAAGGAAGCGCAAGTGGAAGGACTTCTTCGAGAGACTAATGAAGGAAGTGATCCAGAAACAAGAGGATCTACAAAAGAAGTTCCTCGAAGCCATAGAGAAACGAGAACACGAAAGAATAGCAAGAGAAGAAGCATGGAGAGTCCAAGAGATGCAAAGAATcaatagagaaagagaaatcCTCGCCCAGGAAAGATCCATAGCCGCAGCCAAAGACGCTGCCGTCATGTCATTCCTTCAAAAAGTAGCCGAACAACAAAACCTCGGTCAAGCATTAAACAGCATCAACCTCGTACAACAACCACCAACGCAACAACCTCAACCACCACTGCAACAATTGCCACCATCTAGTGTAGCTCCATCTGCTTTGCAACAACCACTGCCCGCGGTTGTTTCACAACCATTGGTGTTTCCAGTGGTCTCACATGTGACCAACATGGAGATAGTGAAAgttgacaacaacaacaacaataatagtAGTGAGAATTTCACGCCATCGAGTTCCTCGAGGTGGCCAAAGGTGGAGGTTCAGGCATTGATAAAGCTTCGAACGAACCTGGATGCAAAGTATCAGGAGAACGGACCAAAGGGTCCTCTATGGGAGGAGATCTCATCCTCGATGAGGAAGCTCGGGTACAACCGAAACGCGAAAAGGTGCAAAGAGAAGTGGGAGAACATCAACAAGTACTTCAAGAAAGTGAAGGAAAGCAACAAGCGGAGACCGGAAGATTCGAAAACATGCCCTTATTTCCACCAGCTGGACGCGCTGTACAGGGAGAAGAGCAAGGTGGAGGGCGTGGCGGCGGCGGTGAAGCCGGAAAGCACGGTGGCGCCGCTGATGGTGCGGCCGGAGCAGCAATGGCCACCTCAGGAGGAAACGATGAGAGATAGGGACATCAGAATGGAGGACGTGGAGAACGAAGATGATGAGTACgaggaagagagagagggagaggaagaagaagatgacgaagaggatgaagaaggTGGTGGTGATGGGAAATATGAGATAGTGGCGAACAAAACGAGTGGTGGTTCAGTTGCGGCATCGACAGAATAGAGTGATGAAAGAAGGTGGTGGTGGTAGGTCATAGAGAGTGCAGGGGTTGTcggaggaggtggtggtggccATTGTGGTGGAGAAAGAATTTGAATATTCACGTACGGCGAAGTTACACATGGCATGGGTATCGACCTGTGGAAGATGAGGTTTGGTTGCTACTTTGTTGTAGCATATAGTCAGTAAGAttatatgtttttctcttttctgtttcataaaatttgtttattttttgggATAATAAATAAGTCCGAGCAGAGATGAATTTAAGATAGAGACCAATAAAGAAGAGAGAGACCTTAATTAAggttgtatttttcttttacttcatcttcttctttttttcttacttcCTGGTGTTGTAAATGGGAGGAGATTAATTCTGGTTTTGTCTTTTTCTCTGTGCTTTCAGTTTTGACATCTTGTTACTCTTATATGACTGCCATTGACTTTTCCTTCctatgtttttcttattttagcttatttctctattttttgtAATCCCTATATTTTGGTACACATAAATTTTTGCACCAGTAACTACttaactcaaatatttttaatatatattacttaaatACATCTTCAACATTAttcctttaatttttgtattaaatcaGCCGGTtataaaattagtatatatcattatttattaattaagtgACATGCATTCAGACGTTACAAAATTAGTCTTTATCATCATTTATTAATTACGTGACATGCATTTAGACCTGTCACATTACTAATTAATctgaaaaaaaacatataacattTTGTTATCATTAAACAAGAAGGAGtatcatttaattatttcaagATTCATAAGCAAatacaaaacattaaaattagatttattGTATTTACATTTACCCACAAATTTATTATGATGTACGGTAGTTGATGAGtagagagaaaaggttgagtTTGGTGAATTAATTGCCCCGATTATCGGTTTGCACTAACTTATTAGCGAGATATGATAAAAGAGGGTGAGAAAAtaatggaatttaaaaaaagggTTTTAAAAGAAGGTTGAAaggagtgaaaaaaaaataaaaaggatattATTAAAGAAGGGTTAAATTGTTGGGACAGTGACCCTACGTTTTGCATTGTAAGAGAGGGTAGTGAGAGCAGAAGATGGCAGCATCACACATGGAGTGATAAACCCTTGAAAGAGGGTCCACGAAGGGAATCTTGTGAGTTGTGAGTAACCTCACTCTGAAAAGAACCTAAAACACTAGCATGCAGTTGTTGTCTCTGTGTCACTGTGCACGCAAGGTGATGTGTTTCTCTTCATGGGTGTCAGTCCTAAGAAAGAGATGAagcttcatcatcatcatcatcatctaaagCCTCAACTTTTTCTGCTGTTAATCTGCTTTTCTCATTCTTTCATCACCGTCCAATTATCTAATTTAATCTAATCTCATACTCAtctctcatctctctctctcaacaAATGTATTCTTTCAAAAAACGATTAAATGTTGATTGGTTTATAAGTAAGGGATGGTCGAGATTATGTTATGCTTTTggtatattatgttattatatatacatttgcATATATGAATGAGATTGCTGTGATGGAACAGTTTTCGATTTGGAATAAAACAggtcattatttttctttgaactCGTTGCACAATCATTTGGTGGGTATCTAATTCTTCTCTTTtacacttttgttttatttttctttctaaatctTCACATTTACTGTTGCCAATGCAAATCATACTCCTCGTTTTTTTCAAGTTAATTTATCACTTCTAAGGTCATCTGATGGTCGAATCATTTATCCGTTTCATAATTTTCCTTTGAACTTTTTACAACTAGGATGAATGGGGCATCCAATTCTCCTTTCTTATATTCTTTActtctatttttcctttcatatatcatttaaagtataaatttagACAgtgtttccttttgtttttttcagtTTGGTACTTTTAATATACTgtatatgttttctttgtttaaatGTGTATTTTGCATATTACAGATCAACtagtcattttattttattttttgcttcAAGTTGTAACTTAAAAaacattctttaaaaaaaactaataatagttaaatataatatttatattacgttttaaactattaattataaatataaaagttaatttatgcattaaaaatatattaaacatacgttttagttataaatatttaattttatcgtTCTTAActatataaaagtaaacattGATATATGATGAGGATGCTTAGGtattaattaggtttaattCGCATTATCGGATGTGTATGGTGCAATGTATTATTGTCgtcttaattgtttttttaagaataaacgTGGGCTTTTTAgtcaaataattttaatgaataaaagtCATTGAACCTTGACTAATTTAAGTTTACACTGTAAAaatttttaca from the Vigna angularis cultivar LongXiaoDou No.4 chromosome 3, ASM1680809v1, whole genome shotgun sequence genome contains:
- the LOC108326233 gene encoding trihelix transcription factor DF1 codes for the protein MLGDSAVLGAGGGSGGGEGGASADAVAGFSHDGAVAASGGGGGVGSNSGDDERGRIEEGERSFGGNRWPRQETLALLRIRSDMDVAFRDASVKGPLWEEVSRKMAELGYHRSSKKCKEKFENVYKYHKRTKEGRSGKQDGKTYRFFDQLQALENHTPTPHSPKPSPKLPQSAPSRVIAATAASLSLPIATASTTASSLSLPIPTTITTVPMQPILSNTTLTSTVPHITVPSTTTLPITIPQPMLTTPSIHLSTPSYPPTNPTTNTAPPPSFPTLPTDTFSNSSSSSTSSDETLEGRRKRKRKWKDFFERLMKEVIQKQEDLQKKFLEAIEKREHERIAREEAWRVQEMQRINREREILAQERSIAAAKDAAVMSFLQKVAEQQNLGQALNSINLVQQPPTQQPQPPLQQLPPSSVAPSALQQPLPAVVSQPLVFPVVSHVTNMEIVKVDNNNNNNSSENFTPSSSSRWPKVEVQALIKLRTNLDAKYQENGPKGPLWEEISSSMRKLGYNRNAKRCKEKWENINKYFKKVKESNKRRPEDSKTCPYFHQLDALYREKSKVEGVAAAVKPESTVAPLMVRPEQQWPPQEETMRDRDIRMEDVENEDDEYEEEREGEEEEDDEEDEEGGGDGKYEIVANKTSGGSVAASTE